One Sphingomonas limnosediminicola DNA segment encodes these proteins:
- a CDS encoding type I phosphomannose isomerase catalytic subunit: MKLNRRFVEKPWGRTELPPIFDAPSDERIGEVWYTNGEDLPLLAKYIFTSERLSIQVHPNDEQARARGLAQGKSECWYILDAGPAATLGLGLKREVNKYELRAAALDGSIEELINWRPVNSGDFVFVPSGTIHAIGADISLLEFQQNADVTYRLYDYGRPRELHLDDGIAVSNSGPFPNGLVQHLSGTDERLLVASQHFVLLQSTSDALLGQRRWIIPLEAEVQSGTEIAGPGDVLLLEPNDRLESSGGRLLIGATAGPS; this comes from the coding sequence ATGAAGCTCAATCGGCGCTTCGTCGAAAAGCCCTGGGGCCGCACCGAGCTTCCGCCGATATTCGACGCGCCGTCGGACGAGCGGATCGGCGAAGTTTGGTACACAAACGGCGAAGACCTGCCGCTCCTCGCCAAGTACATTTTCACGAGCGAGCGGCTCTCCATCCAAGTTCACCCCAATGACGAGCAAGCGCGCGCTCGCGGGCTCGCGCAGGGCAAGAGCGAATGCTGGTACATCCTCGACGCAGGTCCCGCAGCGACGCTCGGACTGGGGCTGAAGCGTGAAGTGAACAAGTACGAACTCCGCGCCGCTGCGCTCGACGGATCAATCGAAGAGCTGATCAACTGGCGGCCGGTGAATTCCGGGGATTTCGTGTTCGTTCCCTCGGGGACCATCCACGCGATTGGCGCCGATATTTCGCTGCTTGAATTCCAGCAGAATGCCGACGTGACCTATCGCCTTTACGATTATGGCCGCCCGCGCGAACTGCATCTGGACGACGGCATTGCCGTTTCGAACTCAGGTCCTTTCCCGAATGGGCTGGTGCAACATTTGTCCGGGACCGACGAGCGGCTCTTGGTCGCCAGCCAGCATTTCGTCTTACTTCAGTCGACATCTGACGCGCTTCTGGGTCAGCGTCGTTGGATCATACCTCTCGAAGCCGAGGTGCAGTCGGGCACGGAGATTGCCGGCCCAGGTGATGTGCTTCTCCTGGAGCCGAACGACAGGCTGGAAAGCTCCGGCGGTAGGCTATTGATCGGGGCTACGGCTGGACCGTCATAG
- a CDS encoding GDSL-type esterase/lipase family protein: MISRRRILQATLGLPLIAAERAPPGVDWNAWFRGWLLRDFGMVGYYAKDNAALLASGRPVDIVFMGDSITEGWYDKRPGFFSSGRIDRGIGGQTTSQMALRMFSDVVALKPKAVHIMAGTNDIAGNTGPMTARMTEDNIRAMVDIAQRHGINVLLAPIPPAASLPWRPEIEARSRIAQINGWLEKYAREIGATWVDYRPVLDDGSGAMKQGLASDGVHPAEAGYDAMATVIEPILKRLFGPPRA, from the coding sequence ATGATCAGCCGTCGGCGGATCCTCCAGGCGACGTTAGGCCTTCCTTTGATCGCCGCCGAGCGCGCACCTCCTGGCGTCGACTGGAACGCCTGGTTTAGAGGCTGGCTGCTGCGGGACTTCGGGATGGTCGGCTATTACGCCAAGGACAATGCGGCGCTTCTCGCGTCCGGCCGCCCAGTCGACATCGTGTTCATGGGAGATTCGATTACCGAGGGCTGGTACGACAAACGGCCGGGTTTCTTCTCCTCTGGCCGGATCGATCGCGGCATCGGCGGGCAGACGACCTCGCAGATGGCTTTGCGCATGTTCAGCGACGTCGTCGCCCTGAAACCCAAGGCGGTTCACATCATGGCAGGGACCAACGATATCGCCGGCAACACCGGCCCGATGACCGCCCGCATGACAGAAGACAATATCCGCGCGATGGTCGATATCGCGCAGCGGCACGGGATCAACGTCTTGCTCGCCCCCATCCCTCCCGCCGCCTCTCTTCCCTGGCGACCAGAGATCGAGGCGCGGTCGCGCATCGCTCAAATCAACGGCTGGCTCGAGAAATATGCTCGTGAGATTGGCGCGACATGGGTCGACTATCGGCCCGTTCTCGACGATGGCAGCGGTGCGATGAAACAAGGTCTTGCAAGCGACGGCGTGCACCCGGCGGAGGCTGGATACGACGCCATGGCGACGGTGATCGAGCCGATCCTCAAACGCCTTTTCGGCCCACCGCGCGCATGA
- a CDS encoding carboxylesterase/lipase family protein — protein MLKPLLVAFSALILVSCTEPKAPVVKVDGGSIQGKAWNGGLLFRGIPFAAPPVGDLRWKPPQPVRVWAGVRESLDQPASCIQNDQGWNHADFVIGNEDCLTLDVRTPSMSGKLPVLVWIHGGSNRAGGPNDIIFSDVGEKVIIVGVRYRLGMFGFLSHRKLTAEQGASGNYGLMDQIAALKWVQRNIAKFGGDPANVTIAGESAGSQDVSLMLAAPAARPLFARAIMESGTPLFGLTQRSLHDAEMIGDQADALLNTGGDLAKLRRASPAAVLAADLKLHDDTLEADDFMWLRTTTDGSVISKSVRQLLQEAPAKPIIIGSNRIELELPGGPPHRDSLVARSFERNSQAARAYYKLDEADPPEDPRLGSRNVQIATDITFRCPATRLATIWAVKGAPVWHYEFDSVPGGGKTAHAAEISYAFGTLEYAPGLQLKPYWLNFIRSGNPNGGNMPQWPPFTASRPSHVLFSAAGVTPQGALRPEICSLLDRI, from the coding sequence TTGCTTAAACCTCTCCTCGTCGCCTTCTCCGCCCTAATTCTGGTTTCTTGCACCGAACCCAAGGCGCCGGTCGTCAAGGTGGATGGCGGCAGCATTCAGGGAAAGGCGTGGAACGGTGGCTTGCTGTTCCGGGGGATACCCTTCGCGGCACCACCGGTTGGCGACTTGCGTTGGAAGCCGCCGCAGCCCGTCCGCGTCTGGGCCGGAGTACGCGAGAGCCTCGATCAGCCGGCTTCCTGCATTCAGAACGACCAGGGCTGGAATCATGCCGACTTCGTGATCGGCAACGAGGACTGCCTGACTCTCGACGTCCGTACCCCTTCCATGTCCGGCAAGCTGCCAGTGCTGGTCTGGATCCACGGTGGCAGCAATCGCGCTGGCGGGCCCAACGACATCATCTTTTCCGACGTCGGCGAGAAGGTAATCATCGTTGGCGTTCGCTATCGGCTCGGCATGTTCGGATTCCTCTCGCATCGGAAGCTGACGGCGGAACAAGGCGCGTCAGGCAACTACGGCTTGATGGACCAGATCGCCGCGCTGAAGTGGGTGCAGCGGAACATCGCCAAGTTTGGCGGCGATCCTGCGAACGTCACCATCGCTGGGGAATCGGCAGGATCGCAGGATGTTAGCCTCATGCTCGCGGCGCCTGCGGCGCGTCCGCTTTTCGCCCGTGCGATCATGGAGAGCGGAACACCCCTGTTCGGGCTGACGCAGCGCAGCTTGCACGATGCGGAGATGATCGGCGATCAGGCGGATGCGCTGCTCAACACGGGTGGTGACCTTGCGAAGCTTCGTCGCGCTTCGCCCGCGGCAGTCCTTGCCGCCGACTTGAAGCTGCACGACGATACGTTGGAGGCCGATGATTTCATGTGGCTGCGGACGACCACCGACGGTTCGGTCATTTCGAAGTCCGTTCGGCAATTGCTGCAGGAGGCGCCCGCCAAGCCGATCATCATCGGCTCCAACCGCATCGAACTTGAACTTCCTGGGGGCCCGCCGCACCGGGATTCATTGGTCGCGAGATCCTTCGAGCGGAACAGCCAGGCCGCCCGGGCTTATTACAAGCTCGATGAGGCCGACCCGCCCGAAGATCCCCGCCTTGGTTCGCGCAACGTCCAGATAGCAACCGACATTACGTTCCGGTGCCCGGCGACACGCCTCGCGACCATCTGGGCCGTTAAGGGGGCCCCGGTCTGGCATTACGAGTTCGATTCAGTGCCCGGCGGCGGGAAGACCGCGCATGCCGCCGAGATTTCATATGCGTTCGGGACATTGGAATACGCCCCGGGTCTTCAGCTCAAGCCCTACTGGCTGAACTTCATTCGCAGCGGAAACCCGAACGGCGGCAACATGCCTCAATGGCCGCCCTTCACGGCCTCGCGGCCTTCACATGTGCTTTTCAGCGCCGCCGGCGTGACGCCGCAAGGTGCGCTTCGGCCGGAAATCTGTTCGCTGCTGGACCGTATATGA
- a CDS encoding MFS transporter gives MQQQRQSAGVTGAFIIVTCLFFAWGFITALNDPLVAAVKGIFTLSRFEAQFIAFAFFIAYGLISFPAAALLSRTRAMSSIVMALVTMIAGCALILLAANLAVFPLVLVGLFVLASGITILQVAANPLVAALGNPDYSHFRLTFSQTFNSLGTFIAPILGAHLFLKGVEVKEGTVITPEVRAHALAGIDMAYLWLCGLIALLTIFMFLSRRTVTSALPNAPQRTSQQSIGSLISDALSSRWAMFGGLAIFLYVGAEVSIGTQMTAFLNDNAIWGLSDAPFSVPLLGATMGSDGIHGVSVEEAGKAVAFYWGGAMVGRAVGSALLARFNASGLLATFTAIACAMCVYVAAVGGVSAGFVALCIGLFNSIMFPVIFTITLERSSASAEATSGLLCTAIVGGALVPLLVGKFSELTSYHAALIIPALCYAVLCMFAVASRRAQVHLREEPAAASIH, from the coding sequence GTGCAGCAACAGCGGCAGTCCGCCGGCGTCACCGGTGCATTCATCATTGTCACCTGCCTGTTCTTCGCCTGGGGCTTTATTACCGCCCTGAATGATCCACTCGTCGCGGCCGTCAAAGGTATCTTCACCCTGAGCCGGTTCGAGGCGCAGTTCATCGCCTTCGCATTCTTCATTGCATATGGGCTTATTTCATTCCCTGCGGCGGCTTTGCTTTCGCGCACCCGAGCGATGTCGTCGATCGTCATGGCGTTGGTGACGATGATCGCCGGATGTGCGCTGATACTGCTGGCGGCGAACCTCGCGGTTTTCCCGCTCGTTCTCGTCGGCCTGTTCGTGCTGGCGAGCGGAATTACCATCTTGCAGGTGGCGGCCAACCCGCTCGTCGCGGCGCTTGGTAATCCAGACTACAGCCACTTCCGACTGACGTTTAGCCAGACGTTCAACTCGCTCGGCACGTTCATCGCGCCAATCCTTGGAGCGCACCTCTTCCTGAAGGGCGTCGAGGTGAAGGAAGGGACAGTCATCACGCCAGAAGTCCGGGCCCACGCGCTTGCCGGCATCGACATGGCCTATCTCTGGCTATGCGGCCTCATCGCTCTTCTGACGATCTTCATGTTCTTGTCCCGTCGCACTGTGACGTCGGCGCTTCCCAACGCGCCGCAGAGGACGTCGCAACAGAGCATTGGCTCCCTGATTAGTGATGCGCTTAGCTCGCGCTGGGCGATGTTCGGCGGTCTCGCGATCTTTCTCTATGTTGGCGCCGAGGTTTCGATCGGGACGCAGATGACCGCGTTTCTGAACGACAACGCGATCTGGGGACTGTCCGACGCGCCATTCAGCGTGCCGCTGCTAGGAGCCACGATGGGAAGCGACGGCATTCACGGCGTCTCGGTCGAAGAAGCAGGCAAGGCCGTCGCCTTCTACTGGGGCGGTGCCATGGTGGGCCGCGCGGTTGGTTCAGCGCTACTCGCGCGCTTCAACGCTTCCGGCCTGCTGGCCACCTTTACAGCGATCGCCTGCGCCATGTGCGTTTACGTCGCGGCAGTCGGCGGCGTGTCGGCTGGCTTTGTGGCCCTGTGCATCGGCCTGTTCAACTCGATCATGTTTCCGGTGATTTTCACCATCACGCTTGAGCGCTCATCGGCCAGCGCCGAGGCGACTTCCGGCTTGCTCTGCACGGCGATTGTCGGCGGCGCGTTGGTGCCATTGCTGGTCGGCAAGTTCTCGGAGCTGACGAGCTATCACGCGGCGCTAATCATTCCGGCGCTTTGCTATGCCGTGCTCTGCATGTTCGCCGTCGCGTCGCGGCGTGCGCAAGTACATCTGCGTGAAGAGCCCGCCGCCGCGTCGATTCACTAG
- a CDS encoding LacI family DNA-binding transcriptional regulator, which translates to MPRPSRRGRGAITIEDVARAAGVSAMTVSRVINQGRNVRESTRTAVLDAIESLNYSPNTAARSLAAGRAAHIGLLYANPSAAYLSQFLIGALHAARSAGVHLVIESCESCESEDANAQAEVTRCFATSDVEGVVLPPPLSESQPILAELDSMQIPFVTVAMGAPNEQSLNVRIDDYAAAMEMTRYLLKLGHREIGFIKGHPNHVASHDRFRGFCDALSAAGVDPDKAAVEQGYFSYRSGLIAGDRILSRAERPTAVFASNDDMAAATISVAHRRGLDVPEDISIVGFDDTALATSVWPELTTVRQPISAMAEAALELLITDLRRRRSGAPHKAAERVLSHALIIRESCGPPPSQYRSKARKASRGS; encoded by the coding sequence ATGCCGAGGCCAAGCCGGCGCGGGCGAGGGGCGATCACGATCGAGGACGTCGCGCGCGCAGCGGGCGTCTCGGCGATGACCGTGTCCCGAGTCATCAACCAGGGCCGCAACGTCCGTGAGTCTACGCGGACCGCCGTCCTCGACGCGATCGAGAGCCTCAACTACTCACCGAACACCGCAGCGCGAAGCCTGGCGGCGGGCCGCGCAGCCCATATCGGCCTGCTCTATGCAAACCCGAGCGCGGCCTATTTATCGCAATTCCTGATCGGTGCGCTTCACGCGGCGCGTAGCGCGGGCGTTCACCTCGTCATCGAGTCCTGCGAGTCCTGCGAATCCGAGGATGCGAACGCGCAGGCCGAAGTCACGCGCTGCTTTGCCACCAGCGACGTCGAAGGCGTTGTACTGCCCCCGCCGCTTTCAGAATCGCAACCGATCCTCGCTGAACTCGACTCCATGCAGATCCCCTTCGTCACGGTCGCGATGGGCGCGCCCAATGAGCAGAGCCTCAATGTACGCATCGACGATTATGCGGCAGCCATGGAGATGACTCGCTACCTTCTCAAACTCGGGCATCGAGAAATTGGGTTCATCAAGGGACATCCCAATCACGTGGCCAGCCACGACCGTTTCCGAGGTTTCTGTGATGCGCTGTCGGCGGCCGGCGTCGATCCCGATAAGGCCGCGGTCGAGCAAGGTTATTTCAGCTATCGCTCCGGGCTGATTGCAGGTGACCGCATCCTGTCCCGCGCCGAACGTCCGACAGCCGTTTTCGCGAGCAACGATGATATGGCCGCTGCGACGATCAGCGTCGCGCACCGCCGCGGCCTCGATGTTCCGGAGGATATCAGCATTGTCGGGTTTGATGACACGGCGCTGGCGACGAGCGTCTGGCCCGAACTGACGACGGTCAGACAGCCTATCTCGGCGATGGCTGAAGCGGCGCTGGAGCTTCTCATCACCGATCTACGCCGGCGCCGCTCGGGCGCACCGCACAAAGCAGCGGAACGCGTCCTCAGCCATGCCCTGATCATCCGAGAATCTTGCGGGCCGCCGCCAAGCCAGTATCGAAGCAAGGCTCGGAAGGCTTCCAGGGGCAGTTAA
- the fsa gene encoding fructose-6-phosphate aldolase: MKFFADTAEISEIRELAETGLLDGVTTNPTLIHKSGRNFLEVVKEIAGIVAGPVSAEVVALDHGGMMREAEVLRRIADNVAIKVPLTPDGLKTCKALTSEGTMVNVTLCFSAAQALLAAKAGATFISPFVGRHDDVGFDGMALIADIRLIYDNYDYETQILVASVRHPMHVVEAAKIGADVMTAPPKIIHQLFKHPLTDNGIASFLKDWEQTGQKI, from the coding sequence ATGAAGTTCTTCGCCGATACCGCCGAGATTTCGGAAATTCGCGAGCTTGCCGAAACCGGATTGCTCGATGGCGTGACGACTAACCCAACCTTGATCCACAAGTCGGGCCGAAACTTCCTCGAAGTCGTCAAGGAAATCGCCGGCATCGTTGCGGGCCCGGTCTCGGCCGAGGTCGTCGCGCTCGATCATGGAGGCATGATGCGGGAGGCCGAAGTGCTGCGCCGGATCGCTGACAATGTCGCGATCAAGGTTCCGCTGACGCCGGATGGGCTCAAGACCTGCAAAGCGCTCACGAGCGAGGGCACGATGGTCAATGTGACGCTTTGTTTCTCCGCCGCGCAGGCGCTTCTCGCTGCCAAGGCGGGCGCGACCTTCATCTCGCCCTTCGTCGGTCGACACGACGATGTCGGTTTCGATGGAATGGCGCTGATTGCCGACATCCGGCTAATCTACGACAATTACGATTACGAGACGCAGATCCTGGTTGCCAGCGTCCGCCATCCAATGCACGTCGTTGAGGCAGCCAAGATCGGCGCTGACGTCATGACGGCGCCGCCCAAGATCATCCACCAGTTGTTCAAGCACCCGCTCACCGACAACGGAATCGCGAGCTTCCTCAAGGACTGGGAACAGACCGGCCAGAAGATCTGA
- the rodA gene encoding rod shape-determining protein RodA encodes MITSAIIPKPLARLPWRLIFLVAGIATFGLIVLYSAAGGSIQPWAMKQAIVFTGFLGIAVGMSWMKETTIKAIAFPLYAVTLVMLIGVEALGFVSKGAQRWLDLGPIRLQPSEFMKPAIVLTLARFYELVPAAEIRKWRAIWPAMLLLGVPAFLILVQPDLGTCIMVMLCGVTVMFLAGLPWWLFAGPAAAVAVAAPIVYSMMHGYQRKRIDVFLDPESDPLGAGYHIAQSKIAIGSGGIWGKGFLHGSQSHLDYLPEGHTDFVFATMAEEWGLVGGILLICAFGAVIRWGMRVSQNSRTRFGQLAAAGLSATIFFYVSINLMMVMGLAPVVGVPLPLVSFGGSAVMTVMLCLGLLMALERQQRTVSRLA; translated from the coding sequence ATGATCACCTCCGCCATCATTCCGAAGCCGTTGGCGCGGCTGCCCTGGCGGCTAATTTTCCTCGTCGCGGGCATCGCCACCTTCGGCTTGATCGTTCTGTATTCCGCGGCCGGCGGCTCAATCCAGCCATGGGCGATGAAGCAGGCAATTGTCTTCACCGGTTTTCTTGGCATCGCCGTCGGCATGTCATGGATGAAGGAGACCACGATCAAGGCGATCGCCTTTCCGCTCTACGCGGTCACTCTCGTGATGCTGATCGGCGTCGAGGCGCTCGGGTTTGTCAGCAAGGGCGCACAAAGATGGCTCGACCTCGGACCGATCAGGCTCCAGCCGTCGGAATTCATGAAGCCTGCGATCGTGCTCACGCTTGCCCGCTTCTACGAACTCGTTCCCGCTGCCGAGATCCGGAAATGGCGCGCGATCTGGCCGGCGATGCTTCTGCTTGGCGTTCCCGCCTTCCTGATCCTCGTCCAGCCCGATCTTGGTACCTGCATCATGGTGATGCTGTGCGGCGTCACCGTCATGTTCCTTGCCGGTCTGCCCTGGTGGCTGTTCGCCGGGCCAGCAGCCGCGGTCGCGGTGGCTGCACCGATCGTCTACTCGATGATGCACGGCTATCAACGCAAGCGCATCGACGTTTTCCTCGACCCCGAAAGCGATCCACTTGGCGCCGGCTACCACATCGCGCAGTCGAAGATCGCGATCGGATCCGGCGGCATATGGGGCAAAGGCTTCCTTCACGGCAGCCAGAGCCACCTAGATTATCTTCCAGAGGGCCACACCGATTTCGTGTTCGCGACAATGGCGGAAGAATGGGGCCTGGTCGGCGGGATCCTCCTGATCTGCGCGTTTGGCGCCGTGATCCGCTGGGGCATGCGAGTGAGCCAGAATTCGCGAACCCGTTTCGGTCAACTGGCCGCCGCTGGTCTTTCAGCAACGATCTTTTTCTACGTGTCGATCAACCTGATGATGGTGATGGGACTGGCGCCCGTTGTTGGCGTTCCCCTGCCCCTCGTCAGCTTCGGCGGATCGGCCGTGATGACAGTGATGTTGTGCCTCGGCCTGCTCATGGCATTGGAGCGCCAGCAGCGCACCGTATCGCGTCTCGCCTGA
- the mrdA gene encoding penicillin-binding protein 2, protein MKHVRFTNAHQSITFSRRMMLLGGAQAGVGALLIGRMGWLSIAQNAKYQLLSESNRVQLIPVPPRRGWIVDRNNKPIAINKASFRVDIIPQQLVDGPKVVAQLAKLLELPPDEVERINRELAVSRGFQPVSVSDNISYEKYAAVTVRGPELPGVAASRGFTRFYPAGSAVGQLVGYVGTASAAEYEKEHKNPLLLIPGVKIGKEGLEQTLESTLRGEPGGQRVEVTAHGKLVKELEAKPDRSGGTVQLTIDADLHEYTARRIGEQSCSVVVLDVNEGDILAMPSMPSFDPNNFSDGISRNEWKMLSGDDHLPLVDKALESLYPSGSTIKPSMAMALLNAGIDRKQRVNCTGSYPLGNHVFHCDKRHGPVDMDAAIVHSCDIYFYDMCRRVGAEKLAPMIRSMGFGEKFDLPFDNQRYGTVPDPEWMMRKYHRQWQTYDTINMSIGQGMVLINPMQLAVMAARLATGKRVIPRLLKNKPVAPQEHLEVDADHLTFIRQAMANVVDHGTAAAAKLPLDGIQMAGKTGTAQTHRLSDAERGNYTAALWKLRDHSLFMGFVPFNNPRYAAAAIVEHGGFGAAVAAPLIRDTLLFLYDKQKALANLQSFEQGIGGTLEERNARKTASWRSANGLPALPPTKA, encoded by the coding sequence GTGAAACACGTGCGATTCACCAACGCTCACCAGTCGATTACCTTCTCTCGCCGGATGATGTTGCTTGGCGGCGCCCAGGCGGGTGTCGGCGCTCTCTTGATCGGCCGGATGGGCTGGCTGTCGATCGCGCAGAACGCAAAGTATCAATTGCTGTCCGAGAGCAACCGCGTGCAGCTCATCCCCGTCCCGCCCCGTCGCGGCTGGATCGTCGACCGCAACAACAAACCGATCGCCATCAACAAGGCCAGCTTCCGCGTCGATATCATTCCCCAGCAGCTCGTCGATGGACCGAAGGTCGTCGCGCAGCTCGCCAAGCTGCTTGAGCTTCCGCCGGACGAGGTTGAGCGCATCAACCGCGAGCTTGCCGTTTCGCGCGGCTTCCAGCCGGTCTCCGTCTCCGACAACATCTCCTACGAAAAATATGCCGCGGTTACCGTCCGCGGACCTGAACTTCCTGGTGTCGCAGCTTCGCGAGGCTTCACCCGCTTCTATCCTGCCGGATCCGCCGTCGGCCAGCTCGTCGGCTATGTCGGCACTGCCTCCGCTGCCGAATATGAGAAGGAACACAAGAACCCCCTCCTGCTGATTCCAGGCGTGAAAATCGGCAAGGAAGGTCTTGAACAAACGCTTGAATCTACCCTTCGCGGTGAGCCTGGCGGCCAGCGTGTCGAGGTCACGGCGCATGGCAAGCTGGTCAAGGAACTGGAAGCGAAGCCCGACCGGAGCGGCGGAACGGTCCAGCTGACCATCGACGCCGACCTTCACGAATATACTGCGCGGCGCATCGGCGAGCAGTCGTGTTCGGTCGTCGTTCTGGACGTGAACGAAGGCGACATCTTGGCGATGCCGTCGATGCCCTCTTTCGACCCCAACAATTTCTCGGATGGCATCAGCAGGAACGAGTGGAAGATGCTGTCGGGAGACGACCATCTACCGTTGGTCGATAAGGCGCTCGAGAGTCTTTACCCGTCAGGCTCGACCATCAAGCCGTCGATGGCGATGGCGCTGCTCAACGCCGGCATCGACCGTAAGCAGCGCGTCAATTGCACTGGCTCCTACCCGCTCGGCAATCACGTCTTCCACTGCGACAAGCGCCACGGGCCGGTCGATATGGACGCGGCGATCGTTCACAGCTGCGATATCTATTTCTACGACATGTGCCGCCGCGTGGGCGCCGAGAAGCTCGCGCCGATGATCCGCTCGATGGGCTTCGGCGAGAAGTTCGACCTGCCCTTCGACAATCAGCGCTATGGTACGGTTCCGGACCCGGAGTGGATGATGCGCAAGTATCATCGCCAGTGGCAAACCTACGACACGATCAACATGTCGATCGGCCAGGGCATGGTGCTCATCAACCCGATGCAGCTCGCCGTCATGGCGGCGCGGCTCGCGACCGGGAAGCGGGTGATCCCGCGCCTGCTCAAGAATAAGCCGGTCGCGCCGCAAGAGCATCTTGAGGTCGACGCCGACCACCTGACCTTCATCCGGCAGGCAATGGCCAATGTCGTCGATCACGGCACGGCCGCCGCGGCCAAGCTCCCGCTCGACGGGATCCAGATGGCGGGCAAGACCGGAACGGCGCAGACCCACCGCCTGAGCGACGCCGAACGCGGAAACTACACGGCCGCGCTCTGGAAGCTGCGGGACCATTCTCTGTTCATGGGCTTCGTGCCTTTCAACAATCCGCGCTACGCAGCCGCGGCCATCGTTGAGCATGGCGGCTTCGGCGCAGCCGTAGCGGCGCCGCTGATCCGCGACACGCTGCTGTTTCTCTACGACAAACAGAAGGCGCTCGCGAACTTGCAGAGCTTTGAGCAAGGCATCGGCGGGACGCTCGAGGAGCGGAACGCGCGCAAGACGGCCAGTTGGCGAAGCGCGAACGGCCTGCCTGCCTTGCCGCCGACCAAGGCATGA
- the mreD gene encoding rod shape-determining protein MreD, with product MARAALTGRTRLGRDPAPYAPFVPAASVVAASFLSALPIISMSGWYPDFGYLVLISWRLLRADPFPPWWAAALGLVNDLFTGNLIGFSVTLWATTMLVLDLIDRRTMWRDYWIEWVLAAVLLTTDEWLQWRLARLLGADVPFLAMVPAIVISICVFPLSAWTVSRIDAWRLRR from the coding sequence ATGGCGCGCGCCGCACTTACCGGCCGCACCCGGCTGGGTCGCGATCCCGCCCCTTACGCTCCTTTTGTCCCAGCCGCCTCGGTCGTGGCGGCATCGTTCCTTTCCGCGCTTCCCATCATCTCGATGAGCGGCTGGTATCCGGATTTCGGCTACCTGGTGCTGATCAGCTGGCGGTTGCTTCGGGCGGACCCGTTTCCCCCTTGGTGGGCAGCGGCCTTGGGTCTCGTCAACGACCTGTTCACGGGGAATCTGATAGGGTTCTCAGTGACTTTGTGGGCCACGACGATGCTGGTGCTCGATTTGATCGACCGCCGGACGATGTGGCGCGATTACTGGATAGAGTGGGTACTGGCCGCAGTGCTGCTGACGACCGACGAATGGCTACAATGGCGGCTTGCCCGCCTGCTGGGGGCTGACGTGCCGTTTCTGGCGATGGTCCCGGCAATCGTCATTTCGATCTGCGTCTTCCCACTGAGCGCCTGGACTGTTTCCCGCATCGACGCCTGGAGGCTACGGCGGTGA
- the mreC gene encoding rod shape-determining protein MreC yields MATARPGWSRRAQYGLFFSFLAVVAGIVVGLILLTMSLVAPKAFQNVRGAALDVTGPVAGALHEVTATAGGMFSGAGDYWDAANQNGKLKREREVMLRRMVEAKAILQENRQLKATLQLRERQEDAVATGRIVGSSFNSPRRFAILSVGAKDGVQVGMPVRSADGLVGRIIDAGALASRVLLVSDRANIVPARLLRGGIAVIAQGRGDGTIDVRPLEVGRNPFKRGDIIITSGTGGLYPPLVPIARIVKLDDDGAVAVPLADPSNISFAIVEPPFEPAAVAAESAPAPDEAP; encoded by the coding sequence GTGGCGACCGCGCGTCCCGGCTGGTCGCGTAGAGCCCAGTACGGGCTCTTCTTCAGCTTCCTTGCGGTCGTTGCGGGGATCGTCGTCGGCTTGATCCTGCTGACGATGTCTCTCGTCGCACCCAAGGCCTTTCAGAACGTTCGCGGCGCCGCACTTGATGTCACTGGCCCCGTCGCCGGTGCGCTTCATGAAGTTACCGCGACCGCCGGAGGCATGTTCTCCGGCGCCGGCGATTATTGGGACGCGGCCAACCAGAACGGGAAGTTGAAGCGCGAGCGCGAAGTTATGCTGCGCCGGATGGTCGAAGCGAAGGCCATCCTCCAGGAAAACCGGCAGCTGAAAGCCACGCTTCAGTTGCGCGAGCGTCAGGAAGACGCGGTCGCTACCGGTCGCATCGTCGGCTCATCATTCAATAGCCCTCGCCGCTTCGCCATCCTCTCGGTCGGTGCAAAGGACGGCGTTCAGGTCGGCATGCCGGTCCGCTCAGCAGACGGACTGGTGGGGCGCATCATTGACGCCGGCGCGCTGGCATCACGCGTCCTGCTCGTATCCGACCGGGCGAATATCGTGCCTGCCCGCCTGCTTCGCGGCGGAATTGCAGTGATTGCCCAAGGCCGGGGTGATGGGACGATCGATGTTCGTCCTCTCGAAGTCGGCCGCAACCCATTTAAGCGCGGCGACATCATCATCACCTCGGGGACCGGCGGGCTCTATCCTCCGCTGGTGCCGATCGCGCGCATCGTGAAGCTGGACGATGACGGCGCAGTCGCCGTGCCTCTCGCCGACCCGTCGAACATCAGCTTCGCCATCGTCGAACCGCCATTCGAGCCAGCGGCCGTCGCTGCGGAGTCCGCTCCTGCGCCGGACGAGGCGCCCTGA